One window of the Benincasa hispida cultivar B227 chromosome 3, ASM972705v1, whole genome shotgun sequence genome contains the following:
- the LOC120074099 gene encoding probable inactive receptor kinase At5g67200: MQIEFSLVMESNAWQQFSSIPYDPPHVIASRKCIFHKGPAASRYSLFSPPFPSFSPPPSRLGAPVGIMNPDHPTFLSSLLLLCFVLLFSLSASPASGFAVQIPPEDLLLPSDAVSLLSFKSKADLNNKLLYTLNERFDYCQWQGVKCVQGRVVRLVLQSFGLRGMLAPNTVSQLDQLRILSLHNNSLEGPIPDLSRLFNLKSLFLGRNSFVGSFPPSILTLHRLQTLDLSYNNFTGPLPGRLSSLDRLITLRLEWNGFNGSIPPLNQSFLEVFNVTGNNLTGQIPVTPTLLRFNTSSFFWNPDLCGEIVNKACRSPAPFFEASNATPPSIPSVQSAQSQDVLLSPVTHVKHKETGMILGLSVGAAVLIAGVLCFYVAARTQRGQTASKRAMPQFETETTFSTASAINDRVDGNGEFQVKVKESEQMPKAQKSGNLIFCEGEAELFSLEQLMRASAELLGRGTMGTTYKAVLCNQLIVTVKRLDATKTAATSSEVFDRHLGAVGALRHPNLVPVRAYFQAKGERLVVYDYQPNGSLYNLIHGSRSARAKPLHWTSCLKIAEDLAQGIAYIHQASKLVHGNLKSSNVLLGAEFEACLTDYGLAALAEAYEDPDCSRYQAPETRKSCRNATQKSDVYAFGVLLLELLTGRHPAHHPFLEPTDMPEWVRVVREDNGGDSNQVGMLTEVASICSTTSPEQRPAMWQVLKMILEIKESVMTEDSESSGF, encoded by the exons ATGCAAATAGAATTTTCGTTGGTCATGGAGTCCAACGCTTGGCAACAATTTTCTTCCATTCCCTACGACCCACCTCACGTGATTGCATCCAGAAAGTGCATCTTTCATAAAGGGCCAGCTGCTTCCCGTTACTCTCTCTTCTCTCCACCATTTCCTTCTTTCTCTCCGCCGCCGTCACGGCTGGGAGCTCCGGTCGGGATAATGAACCCTGACCACCCCACATTTCTCTCTTCCCTTCTACTTTTATGTTTTGTCTTGCTGTTTTCTCTTTCCGCTTCTCCCGCCTCTGGATTTGCCGTTCAAATTCCACCGGAAGACTTACTGCTGCCGTCTGACGCcgtttctcttctttccttcaAGTCCAAAGCCGACTTGAACAACAAGCTTCTTTACACTCTCAATGAGCGCTTTGATTACTGTCAATGGCAGGGCGTGAAGTGCGTCCAGGGTCGTGTTGTTCGACTGGTTCTTCAATCGTTTGGTCTCCGAGGGATGTTGGCTCCAAATACAGTGTCTCAGCTCGACCAGCTTCGGATTCTCAGCCTGCATAATAACTCCCTCGAAGGACCCATCCCTGACTTATCCAGACTCTTCAATCTTAAATCTCTGTTTCTTGGTCGAAACTCCTTCGTTGGGTCTTTTCCGCCGTCGATTCTCACTCTTCACCGGCTTCAGACTCTTGATCTTTCCTATAACAACTTTACTGGTCCGCTTCCGGGGAGGCTTTCCTCGTTGGACCGGCTCATTACTCTTAGGCTTGAATGGAATGGTTTCAATGGAAGTATTCCTCCCTTGAATCAGTCATTCCTTGAGGTCTTTAATGTCACGGGGAACAACCTGACCGGGCAAATTCCAGTTACCCCCACTCTGTTGCGTTTCAACACGTCGTCGTTTTTCTGGAACCCAGATCTCTGTGGCGAGATCGTCAACAAGGCATGTCGTTCACCCGCTCCATTCTTTGAAGCTTCCAATGCCACCCCACCATCTATCCCTTCGGTCCAAAGCGCACAGTCACAGGACGTACTTCTCTCTCCAGTTACTCATGTTAAGCACAAGGAAACCGGTATGATTTTGGGGCTTTCAGTCGGGGCTGCAGTTTTAATAGCCGGTGTTTTATGTTTCTATGTAGCTGCCAGAACCCAAAGAGGTCAAACTGCGTCGAAGCGGGCAATGCCGCAGTTCGAAACCGAAACTACTTTTTCCACAGCTTCCGCAATTAACGATCGAGTCGACGGTAATGGCGAATTTCAAGTCAAAGTGAAAGAAAGTGAACAAATGCCAAAAGCCCAGAAGAGTGGTAATCTTATATTTTGTGAAGGGGAAGCAGAATTATTCAGCTTAGAGCAGTTAATGAGGGCTTCGGCCGAGCTGCTCGGCAGAGGCACAATGGGAACTACCTACAAAGCAGTGCTCTGCAACCAGCTCATCGTAACGGTGAAGCGTCTTGACGCTACTAAGACCGCCGCGACGAGCAGCGAAGTGTTCGACCGGCATTTGGGAGCAGTGGGTGCACTTCGTCACCCCAATTTGGTACCAGTTAGGGCATACTTCCAAGCCAAAGGAGAGAGATTAGTGGTGTACGATTACCAACCTAATGGCAGTCTTTACAACCTCATTCACG GTTCAAGATCAGCAAGGGCTAAGCCTTTGCACTGGACATCATGCTTGAAGATTGCAGAAGATTTAGCTCAGGGCATTGCCTATATACATCAAGCTTCGAAGTTAGTCCATGGCAACTTAAAGTCTTCTAATGTTCTCCTTGGTGCAGAGTTTGAGGCCTGTCTCACAGACTATGGGCTAGCTGCTCTGGCAGAGGCCTATGAAGATCCAGATTGTTCACGCTACCAAGCCCCTGAAACTCGCAAGTCTTGCCGGAACGCGACCCAGAAGAGCGATGTCTATGCCTTTGGCGTCCTTTTGTTGGAGCTTTTGACGGGAAGACATCCTGCACACCATCCATTTCTTGAGCCTACTGACATGCCAgaatgggtgagagtagttAGGGAAGATAATGGTGGGGATAGTAACCAAGTTGGAATGCTTACTGAGGTGGCTAGCATCTGCAGTACTACATCCCCTGAACAGAGGCCAGCCATGTGGCAAGTTTTGAAAATGATACTGGAGATTAAAGAGAGTGTCATGACAGAGGACAGTGAATCTAGCGGCTTTTAA